In the Brachyhypopomus gauderio isolate BG-103 chromosome 4, BGAUD_0.2, whole genome shotgun sequence genome, one interval contains:
- the pikfyve gene encoding 1-phosphatidylinositol 3-phosphate 5-kinase isoform X7, producing the protein MTCSLRPGSVVFTKRGSVMAAEDKPTSASTLDCSSEPPLSPASPSHLTHFKPLTPDQDEPPLRSAYSSLVSLFRFNREEGRPPEAAESAGPSPQRERHNWSSPTLAAHGPTAHRKHSDLVRRPSAASDGRRKSETPLGGHDPRTAVQLRTALKRLKEIMEGRSQDSDLKQYWMPDSQCKECYDCNEKFTTFRRRHHCRLCGQIFCSRCCNQEIPGKFMGYTGDLRACTYCRKIALSYAHSADSGSLGEDLSALSDSPCSVCVLEPSEPRTPVGGRKASRNIFLEEDLAWQRKTAIGMRKTLIHQESQNSGLSSRLSAVQEDLGKSPARKRSASVTNLSLDRSGSLVPTYDSSVSPQASRTTSKPDHSEEERKILLDSSQLKDLWKKICHSNTGMEFQDHRYWLRTYPNCIVGKELVNWLLRNGTISTRAQAIAIGQALVDGRWLDCLTHHDQIFRDEYALYRPLQSTEFSETPSPDTDSVNSVEGHSEPSWFKDIKFDDSDTEQLADDNDYITLNSASPSKRTSVSSFQSAVDSDSAASINLNVEQDNVNFHIKKQAKYPHVPPHPAEQRTEVLVSEDGGQNISISDAFIKESLFNRRVEEKAKEMLFTPLGWHHSSLDQLREENGEKKAMERLLSANHSHMMGLLQQLLYSESLSLSWRDIIVPVVRQVVQAVRPDVRGCDDDMDIRQLVHIKKIPGGKKFDSVVVNGFVCSKNVAHKKMNSYIKNPKILLLKCSIEYLYREETKFSCIDPIVLQEREFLKNYVQRIVDVRPNLVLVEKTVSRIAQDMLLEHGITLVINVKPQVLDRVSRMTQGDLVMSMDQLLTKPRLGTCHKFYLHSFQLPNNEMKTLMFFEGCPPQLGCTIKLRGASEYELARVKEIITMMVYVAYHSQLEISFLMDEFAMPPSLSKSTSFPCLLESTCGEEEKEPERGSQGSGTGDSEGPGELPSGEDLEPELQEILRGSSGQPSVSESSLKELESPKANRLDSSSSTLGGEGEEVKSSTPLSCATSQLPVSPPYLISDMEEEMKADAEELGGEEGTGPDTPLPPTPFFRDPLQDDTGLFVTEQVASTDDRLKSISACFKQELKDIILCVSPFVTFREPFLLTPAGLRCPSRDYFPEHVYLSPLLDKDFKELDGRRKRLLLKEPSSTATASTTSATTLTNGAPSQLRPVPVLPSHRLTTARLAEQLSGSQELACMLADYRARGGRLRQRNADPFANAAQANPSRAPAKADGEEEKGPGPGDVTWTNKLDCLNPVNHQRLCVLFSSSSSQSQNAPNPCVSPWIVTMEFYGKNDLTLGIFLERYCFRSSYQCPSMYCETPMVHHIRRFVHGSGCVQIVLKELDSPVPGYQHTILNYSWCRICKQVTPVVPLSNDSWSMSFAKYLELRFYGHQYTRRANAEPCGHSIHKDYHQYFSYNQMVASFSYIPVRLLEICLPPPKIFIRNQGPSKSGLQQDLKDFSQKVAQVYAAIDDRLTSLKTETFSKTREEKMEDLFAQKDMEEVELRSWLDKLQARLQASGGDSPQQLQVVLESLVMRKQSLCEALQSWNSRLQDLFQLEKGRKRLSVPPSPGRHRQTTADDSKTSILESSPRNPSPVIQNGEKEDRHLNTLPSGSGSSSLLQLPSPAEQCSELLTSGPSFTEQDSISIPEDVFDGHLLGSSDSQVKEKTIMKTILANLLPGNSYNPVPFPFDPDKHYLMQEHERVPIAVCEREPSSIIAFALSCKEYKNALEELSKTTLKPPGDDSSQTLGSGESRVKNSPARAVEGSSSQSGRSGVDADTLKETESGDKQKKQTGNPHIELQFSDSSAKFYCRIYYAEEFHKMRAEVMESTEEDFVRSLSHCVNWQARGGKSGAVFYATEDDRFILKQMPRLEVQSFLDFAPHYFTYITGAVQQKRPTALAKILGVYRIGYKNSQNNTEKKLDLLVMENLFYGRKMAQVFDLKGSLRNRNVKTEQGKESCEVVLLDENLLKLVRDNPLYIRSHCKAILRAAIHSDAYFLSSHLIIDYSLLVGRDDATGQLVVGIIDYIRTFTWDKKLEMVVKSTGILGGQGKMPTVVSPELYRSRFCEAMDKYFLMVPDHWTSLGVNC; encoded by the exons ATGACCTGCTCACTGCGTCCGGGTTCAGTGGTTTTTACTAAGCG GGGCAGTGTCATGGCTGCTGAAGACAAGCCTACGTCCGCGTCCACGCTGGACTGCAGCTCTGAACCACCCTTGTCCCCTGCCAGTCCTTCCCACCTCACCCACTTCAAGCCGCTGACCCCAGATCAGGATGAGCCGCCCCTGCGCTCTGCTTACAGCTCTCTGGTCAGCCTCTTCCGCTTCAACAGAG AGGAGGGACGGCCTCCCGAAGCAGCCGAGTCGGCCGGGCCATCGCCCCAGAGAGAGCGCCACAACTGGTCCAGTCCCACCCTGGCAGCCCACGGCCCTACGGCACACCGCAAGCACTCAGACCTGGTCCGGCGGCCTTCCGCAGCCTCAG ATGGACGACGAAAGTCAGAAACTCCCCTGGGTGGCCACGACCCCAGGACAGCAGTTCAGCTCCGTACCGCCCTGAAGAGACTCAAGGAGATCATGGAGGGAAGGAGCCAG GACAGCGACCTGAAGCAGTACTGGATGCCGGACAGCCAGTGCAAGGAGTGCTACGACTGCAACGAGAAGTTCACCACCTTCCGCCGCCGTCACCACTGTCGCCTGTGTGGCCAGATCTTCTGCAGCCGCTGCTGCAACCAGGAGATTCCCGGCAAGTTCATGGGCTACACGG GAGACTTGCGAGCGTGTACCTACTGCCGTAAGATCGCGCTGAGCTACGCCCACTCTGCCGACTCGGGCAGCCTCGGGGAGGACCTGAGCGCCCTGTCCGACTCGCCCTGCTCCGTGTGCGTGCTGGAGCCCAGCGAGCCCCGCACGCCCGTCGGCGGCCGCAAGGCCAGCCGCAACATCTTCCTGGAGGAAGACCTCGCCTGGCAAAG AAAAACTGCCATTGGGATGAGGAAGAC TTTGATCCATCAGGAGTCTCAGAATAGTGGCCTCAGTTCTAGATTGTCGGCCGTGCAAGAAGACTTGGGCAAGTCGCCAGCTAGAAAGAG GTCAGCCAGTGTGACCAATTTGTCTCTGGACCGTTCTGGTTCCCTGGTTCCTACCTATGACAGCTCCGTCAGTCCCCAGGCCAGCAGAACCACGTCAAAACCCGACCACAGCGAAGAAGAACGCAAGATCCTTCTG GATTCGTCACAGTTAAAAGACCTGTGGAAGAAAATCTGCCACAGTAATACTGGGATGGAGTTCCAAGACCACCGCTACTGGCTACGCACTTACCCCAACTGCATTGTGGGTAAAGAGCTTGTCAACTGGCTCTTGCGAAATGGCACCATCTCTACTAG GGCTCAGGCTATAGCCATTGGACAAGCTCTGGTTGATGGGCGCTGGCTTGACTGTCTCACTCACCACGATCAGATTTTCCGTGATGAGTATGCTCTGTATCGCCCTCTTCAG AGCACGGAGTTCTCCGAGACTCCGTCCCCAGACACTGACAGCGTGAACTCCGTGGAGGGACACTCCGAACCATCGTGGTTCAAAGACATCAAGTTTGACGACAGCGACACGGAGCAGCTAGCTGACGACAACGATTATATAACGCTGA ACTCGGCTAGCCCCAGCAAGCGCACGTCGGTCAGCAGCTTTCAGTCAGCGGTGGACAGCGACTCCGCCGCCTCTATCAACCTGAACGTGGAGCAGGACAacgtcaacttccacatcaagAAGCAGGCCAAGTACCCCCACGTGCCCCCCCACCCAGCCGAGCAGAGAA CTGAAGTCCTGGTCTCGGAAGACGGGGGTCAGAATATATCCATCAGTGATGCCTTCATCAAAG AGTCTCTGTTCAATCGGCGTGTAGAGGAGAAGGCTAAGGAGATGCTCTTCACCCCCCTCGGGTGGCACCACAGCTCTCTGGACCAGCTGAGGGAGGAGAATGGGGAGAAGAAGGCCATGGAGAGACTTCT gtcgGCCAATCACAGCCACATGATGGGGCTTCTGCAGCAGTTGCTGTACAGCGAgtcgctgtccctgtcctggcGTGACATTATCGTGCCGGTGGTGCGGCAGGTGGTGCAGGCGGTTCGGCCCGACGTGCGCGGCTGCGACGATGACATGGACATACGCCAGCTGGTACACATCAAGAAG ATACCCGGCGGAAAGAAGTTCGACTCCGTTGTGGTGAACGGTTTTGTCTGCTCCAAGAACGTTGCTCACAAGAAG ATGAACTCTTACATCAAGAACCCCAAGATCCTTTTGCTGAAGTGTTCAATCGAGTACCTTTACAGAGAAGAGACAAAGTTCTCATGCATCGACCCAATTGTGCTACAG GAGCGAGAGTTTCTGAAGAACTACGTGCAGCGGATAGTGGATGTGCGTCCCAACCTGGTGCTGGTGGAGAAGACGGTGTCCCGCATCGCCCAAGACATGCTGCTGGAACACGGCATCACCCTGGTCATCAACGTCAAGCCC CAAGTGTTGGATAGAGTAAGCCGGATGACCCAAGGAGATCTAGTCATGTCTATGGATCAACTTTTGACAAAACCACGTTTGGGTACCTGCCACAAGTTCTACCTTCACTCCTTCCAACTACCCAACA ATGAGATGAAGACTCTCATGTTCTTTGAGGGTTGTCCTCCTCAGCTGGGCTGCACCATCAAGCTCCGTGGGGCCTCCGAGTACGAGCTGGCCCGGGTGAAGGAGATCATCACCATGATGGTCTATGTGGCCTACCACTCCCAGCTGGAGATCTCCTTCCTGATGGATGAGTTTGCCATGCCCCCGAGCCTCTCCAAGAGCACCTCCTTCCCCTGCCTGCTGGAGAGCACTTGTGGGGAAGAGGAGAAGGAGCCTGAGAGGGGAAGCCAGGGGAGTGGCACTGGAGACAGCGAGGGGCCTGGCGAGCTCCCCTCGGGAGAAGACTTGGAGCCCGAGCTCCAGGAGATCTTGAGAGGGTCCAGCGGTCAGCCTTCCGTCTCCGAGTCCTCCCTGAAGGAACTGGAAAGCCCCAAAGCGAACCGTCTGGACTCGTCCTCGTCCACGTTGGGGGGAGAAGGGGAAGAGGTGAAGTCCTCCACGCCGCTGTCCTGTGCCACGAGTCAGTTGCCCGTGTCCCCTCCTTACCTGATCTcagacatggaggaggagatgaaggcCGACGCAGAGGAGCtcggaggtgaggaggggacgGGCCCCGACACGCCGCTCCCTCCCACGCCGTTCTTCAGGGACCCTCTGCAGGACGACACGGGCCTCTTTGTGACCGAACAAGTGGCGTCCACCGACGACCGCCTCAAGTCCATCTCCGCCTGCTTCAAGCAGGAGCTGAAGGACATCATCCTGTGCGTCTCGCCCTTCGTCACCTTCCGCGAGCCCTTCCTCCTCACGCCGGCCGGCCTGCGCTGCCCGAGCCGCGACTACTTCCCCGAGCACGTCTACCTCTCGCCCCTCCTCGACAAGGACTTCAAGGAGCTCGACGGGCGTCGCAAGCGTCTCCTGCTGAAGGAGCCGTCCTCCACCGCCACCGCCAGCACCACCTCCGCCACCACCCTGACCAACGGGGCTCCGTCGCAGCTGCGGCCCGTCCCGGTCCTGCCCTCTCACCGACTCACCACCGCCCGCCTGGCCGAACAGCTGAGCGGCAGCCAGGAGCTGGCCTGCATGCTGGCCGACTACCGCGCCAGGGGAGGCCGCCTCCGGCAGCGAAACGCCGACCCGTTTGCCAACGCAGCGCAGGCTAACCCTTCCAGGGCTCCGGCGAAGGCGGACGGCGAGGAAGAGAAGGGCCCAGGGCCGGGTGACGTGACCTGGACCAACAAG CTGGACTGTCTGAATCCAGTAAACCATCAGCGACTCTGTGTACTGTTCAGTAGTTCATCATCCCAGTCTCAGAATGCTCCAAACCCCTGCGTCAGTCCTTG GATTGTGACTATGGAATTTTATGGAAAGAACGACCTGACGCTTGGAATCTTTCTGGAAAGATACTGCTTcag GTCCTCTTACCAGTGTCCCAGCATGTACTGCGAGACTCCCATGGTGCATCACATTCGGCGTTTCGTACATGGCAGCGGCTGCGTCCAGATCGTTCTGAAAGAGCTCGATTCCCCCGTGCCTGGATACCAACACACCATCCTCAACTACTCCTGGTGCCGAATCTGCAAGCAG GTGACACCAGTGGTCCCCTTGTCCAATGACTCGTGGTCCATGTCCTTCGCCAAGTACCTCGAGCTGCGTTTCTACGGCCACCAGTACACGCGCCGTGCCAACGCGGAACCCTGCGGtcactccatccacaaagactACCACCAGTACTTCTCCTACAACCAGATGGTGGCCTCCTTCAG CTACATCCCGGTGAGACTGTTGGAGATCTGCCTGCCTCCACCCAAGATCTTCATCAGGAACCAGGGCCCCAGCAAAAGCGGCCTGCAGCAGGACCTCAAAGACTTCTCTCAAAA ggtggCTCAGGTGTACGCGGCGATAGACGACCGCCTCACCTCCCTGAAGACGGAAACTTTCAGCAAGACCCGtgaggagaagatggaggaccTGTTTGCGCAGAAGGAC atggaggaggtggagctgcGCAGCTGGCTGGACAAGCTGCAGGCGCGTCTGCAGGCGTCGGGCGGAGACTCTCCGCAGCAGctgcaggtggtgttggagtCGCTGGTGATGAGGAAGCAGAGTCTGTGTGAGGCGCTGCAGTCCTGGAACAGCAG actgcAAGACCTGTTTCAGCTGGAGAAGGGCAGGAAACGATTGTCCGTTCCCCCCAGCCCcggcagacacagacagaccacCGCTGACGACAGCAAG ACGAGTATTCTGGAGTCCTCCCCCCGCAACCCCTCCCCCGTGATACAGAACGGTGAGAAAG AGGACCGTCATCTAAACACCCTGCCCTCGGGCTCCGGGTCGTCATCCTTACTTCAGCTACCATCGCCCGCAGAGCAGTGCTCAGAGCTGCTCACGTCTGGACCTTCCTTCACTGAGCAGGACTCCATCAGCATCCCTGAGG ACGTGTTCGATGGACACTTGCTTGGCTCCAGCGACAGTCAAGTGAAGGAGAAGACGATCATGAAAACCATCCTGGCCAACCTGCTACCCGGGAACAGTTACAACCCTGTTCCTTTCCCGTT TGATCCCGACAAGCACTATCTGATGCAAGAGCACGAGCGTGTGCCCATCgcggtgtgtgagagagagcccAGCTCCATCATTGCCTTCGCCCTCAG CTGCAAGGAATACAAGAACGCACTGGAGGAGCTTTCTAAGACCACACTCAAGCCCCCCGGGGACGACAGCAGCCAGACCCTCGG CTCCGGAGAGAGCCGGGTGAAAAACAGCCCCGCCAGGGCCGTGGAGGGCAGCAGCTCCCAGTCGGGACGCAGCGGCGTGGACGCCGACACCCTCA aGGAGACCGAGAGTGGTGATAAACAAAAGAAGCAAACTGGGAACCCACACATTGAATTGC AGTTTTCAGACAGCAGTGCCAAGTTCTACTGCCGCATCTACTACGCGGAGGAGTTCCATAAGATGCGTGCTGAGGTGATGGAGAGCACGGAGGAAGACTTTGTGCGATCGCTCTCGCACTGCGTCAACTGGCAGGCTCGAGGCGGCAAGTCGGGGGCCGTCTTCTACGCCACTGAag ATGATCGCTTCATCCTGAAGCAGATGCCCAGGCTGGAGGTGCAGTCCTTCCTGGACTTTGCTCCCCACTATTTCACCTACATCACTGGTGCGGTTCAGCAGAAG CGGCCAACCGCCCTTGCTAAGATTCTGGGAGTCTACCGCATTGGCTACAAGAACTCCCAGAACAACACGGAGAAGAAGCTCGATCTGCTCGTGATGGAGAACCTCTTCTATGGACGGAAGATGGCACAG gTGTTCGACCTGAAGGGCTCGCTGAGGAACCGTAACGTGAAGACGGAGCAGGGCAAGGAGAGCTGTGAGGTGGTGCTGCTGGACGAGAACCTGCTCAAGCTGGTGCGAGACAACCCGCTGTACATCCGCTCCCACTGCAAGGCCATCCTGCGAGCCGCCATTCACAGCGACGCCTACTTCCTGTCCAGCCACCTCATCATCGACTACTCGCTGTTGGTGGGCCGCGACGACGCTACCGGGCAGCTCGTCGTGGGGATCATAG ATTACATCAGGACGTTCACATGGGACAAGAAGTTGGAGATGGTGGTGAAGTCCACGGGGATTCTGGGAGGGCAAG GTAAAATGCCCACGGTGGTGTCGCCGGAGCTGTACCGCAGCCGCTTCTGTGAGGCTATGGACAAATACTTCCTCATGGTCCCCGACCACTGGACAAGCTTGGGAGTGAACTGCTGA